Part of the Chanos chanos chromosome 5, fChaCha1.1, whole genome shotgun sequence genome, TAGGGACTTCCATAAAACTTGTACAATGGATTCTGTCCtcctttgggaaaaaaaaaaaaaaagcctgaaatCAACTTTAGATCAAAACTGACAACTGGTGCTTGAAGTAATGCTGATGACATAATTCCTATTCCTGTTGGGAGTGGATCagtttctttattatttttttttttcttcagagacgCCATCCATCCTCCAACAGTCTGAAGGGTCTTTGTAAAAGGATTAAAAGTTAAAGACCTCCATTTTCAGACTCTTTCATTTAATCTGTGCGGCGCCTGGAACTCATACTGGACGGATGATCACATGTAAAAACTCTTCGGCTCCGGCTGCCAGAGAGCGTCTAGTTGGCATGAGAAGAGTATTTTGGCCCCGTTCTTTAAGAATGAAGATATTGTAATTCTTCTCTTTGTTGGCTTAGTTTTTAAGGCTCATTTCTGACAAACAACAATTAAAGTGATATGGATTCTGAGAGCTGATAGCATGTAGAGGCTCCTAGTGTAAATGGTCATTATGTTCACTTTTTACGTCTGATGCTAAATAATACGCCTTGCGCTGACATGCCACCACAAGATTAAGGATTTAGATGTAATGGTATGAAAACCGCTCACTGACTGAAAGCCTAATTGAATCAAATCACCATGAAACTGCTCAAATGGGACCCAAAAATTATTTAGCACATTGTCTTTggcaggatgagagagagagagagagagagagagagaaagagagagagagagagaaagtgttgcCATTACATTTTCCCCTCATCACAAACATTATGATGGTAAAGCAaatgtattttgtcattttttattataattattagtattattttatCAGCTAACTATTTGCTACCAAGGTGATAAATTCCGACCGTCGAGGTCATGataagacatttttgttttccagtctGATCATCTTATCTTTGATAAAGCTGATAATGTATGTATCATAGACCGATCAGACTGCATTACTGGGTTggcaaaagagcaaaaaaatgTCACACTCATTCTGAACAGTGAGACCTAATGAAGTTTTCAACGCTTTGCTCATATCTTGgctcacacaaacccatatctaaagaaaagacagaccGCATATGTAAAAATCATACACGGCTGCTCTTCACAACATAAACAGCACATGATACAacatatcacaaacacagcatttgaaaaatgtaatatgCGATTTCTCTGAGGATGTGATCAGTGGACTTGGAGGCATAATTTCAACGGTGTTCAGCAGTTTAATTCCAATAACGTTCCCTCACGTACTCAAGCTAAAGTAATTCCTCAGGTGATGAGAACCATTTAACGGAGGAAACACAGACCCTAGTCTTCCTCTCCGAAGTTCACAGGAAGGAAGAAGACTCTAATCTCATGCCTTTCCCCATCTCGTTTTCATCAAAGAATGCCCTCACCGTAGACTCTATTTCAACAGACAGCAGCATGGCCAGTAAGCACTGGTTCCTGACCAGTATCTCGCATGGTCAAGTGTGTGACTCTTTCTCTGGAAATGGTCTCTTCTGTACACTCCCCATCTGTTTGTATCTGTTGCTGttaaatgttataaaaaaaacaaaccaaaacaacaacaacaacaacaacaacaataaaaacaaaaaacggtgAAAGTCATGTTCATTGAACGGGCTGTTTTGAATGATGAGTGTAAGACACGCCCTGGCTCCATAGTGGATTCCGACCAATGGCACATTTTGCGTTTTTTATTGGGCCAAGAGTCTTTCCATCTGGAAGATGGGCACTGGTTATGTGCCAGTGTGCCAAGGAGAACTCTTCTCACAGTGGAAGGAATTTCTCCATCTGAGTACTAGTGCTCACGTCCACTGGGCCAGACACACCTGTTCTCGGGGTTATTTATCCAGCTTTCCCTAaagccaggtgtgtgtgtatgtgtgtgtgtgtgtgtgtgtgtgtctgtgtgtgtgtgtgtgaatatgtttgtcCAAGCTGTGAACttgatttcctttgttttactATAGTTGTAAGACACAAGTACATGAGTGATAATATATTCAGTAAATTAATtaactgattcattcattcgttcattcatctGTTGATTTATTAAAGACCTAGACATTTCAGAAACAAGGACCTCTCTAATTAGCCACTAATTACAACCCTTGATTGAAAATGGAGGGTTGTCTGTGGAAGTCAGTGGaattgtgcgtgcgtgcgtgtgtgtgtgtgtgtgtgtgtgtgtgtgtacgtgtgataCAACGATTGCCCCAGACTGAACTGTTTGTCACTGTATTGTACTGTCGCAGTAGACAGACACGGGAAGAACACAGTGAGAATGCTCACAAACGTGGCACTTTAATTGTTTTGACATGTTACTACAGAACTAATGGTGCATAGCTCATTACGAGAGTGCCAGGGGACACGTGTACAATTTCACATTAATCAAATTCACTCCGTCCCACTCGGCATCTCAGGGAGTAAAGCTGGCCAGCAGCCTATTCACTCATAAAAAGCATCAAGAAATGAAATAACATCCACGTAAAAGTTGTGGCAcaaaggtcaaaaaaaaaaaaaaacatccaccaAATTCTTGGAAGCTCTTTTCATAAAGTgtacagtaataacagtaaacagtgggttgtatgtatttttttttttttatagacatTGGTGAAATATGTGACTATTCAGCGCGGCTTTTTATGAGCGGAAAACCGTTGgcagaacaacaacagagaaatattttaattatagctttcatttatttacagcaTTGAGATTTCATGTCTTCTAAGAGACGTGTAGCGACATAAACCACCTCTGATACTAGTTTTATCACACTGATCATACGATATCTCCTCTtatgtctttcattctctgccTTATTTACACCTCGCCTTCAGGACAAGCTTGTTTACATGTGACACAGCCGCAAAAAGATCAAACCTCTCTTAGCTTTACCTCTCCACCGAGCGTGTGTCAAACAGTTCAAAACGATCAGCGTCGTCCAAAATGTGAACTTAAAAAGTTCCAAGCGGAAGCAGAGGGGACCAGGCAGTTCCCGTACCGACGGACCCGCGAGAGACAACATGAGATCAACCCCCAGTGAGCTTGGTTATTAATATAATATCTGATTATGAACACTGGTGTTAACTCTGGATGAGCTGAAAAGCCATTTGATGGAGCTTTACTCTTGAGACCTGTTCTAATATCAGGCCTGAAGAATAAATGAAACCTTCACAGACCTCATGTGAGTTTATATGGAGTCATATCTCATTATGTTTGCCTGTCAAGCGCTGCCCTGTGGGTTGAacggggatggggtgggggaggggggggcagtcagAAAGTTGTGAGGGACTGTTGGTGCTGTGAACACGGCTGTTTTTTTGCGGACAGACTGTTTGTCACGGCTGGCGTATATAAGACTTTCTTCTCTGATCTTGTGGTGATAGTTGAAATGGTGAAGAGGTTGATCTACAGGCTAGTCACAGTTTCCCTCATTCACTGCAGTTCTGTTTGTTCTCCAGTCTATCTCAAAGGCATCTTATGTCATTAGCAAATAGTTTCACCATGTCCTGAGAGACGAATGCTCTgtctgccaaacaaacaaacagacacacacgaacatgcacaaacacgtacaaacacacacaaacacacacacacacacacacacacacacaaacacacacacatgcacactcacacacaaacacgcacacatgcacactcacacacagacagacacacaaacacacacatacacacagacagacactcacacacacacattcacttacaaacacaccacacacacacacacacacacacgcttaacCTCACTCTATTGGCAAGCTCTCAGCTCCACCTGCTCATTAACCACAGGCCTAACCAGCTCATTACCTATTTATCACATACACTTCTTATTGATTCGGTGACACAATGCAAGTCCGAGGTAGTTAAAGATGGTCAGGTTAAAGATCTACATTACCTAACATAGGTGTGTTTTAACTGGCTTGGTAATCTAATCAGGTAGCAAATTTCTTATTGGTTATTGAGTAATTGATCTCTGTTTATAAGGACCACTGTTCGTTGCATCTGCTCACTGGAAGTGATGCTGTGGTTTCTTTTAAATCTGTTGAGGTTCTTTAAGAATCACTTTAACCTGAAACCAGCATCCATTATGACTCAACCTCTTGTTTATTCCtgaaatttgctttttttttttacaacggTTTactattttttaatttttttctttatctgtgtaACATGTTGAGTACAACAAGGGATTGTGGAGGTTGGTGCAATGTTAATGACTTTTTAGGAACAGGAACCAAAACAATTAATTTAGGTGACAGAatcattgtctgtgtgtttcaaaaACCTTGTGCTGTCCAAACCCAAAGAGATTAAAAACTACTGTGGAAACTTCTGGAACCTTCTAGAGCTCTCTTAGGCTTAAAGTGGAAGGTTTCATTGTCCCTTGGTCACGATTCCCAGAGACAGGTTTAACAAGGTAATCGTGAAAGAAATCTCTAATGATCCTCCTCtcaaaaaatgactgaatgtcCTCATTCTCTGAATGGCCCAGTCAAGGCTGAAGACTTCTCATGTGAAGTCTGATTTGTAACACTGGCAGCCAGAGGCACTTTAGTTCTTAACTGAAGTGTTAATTTTCCCCGGAACATTCTATGTAACTGTGAAAGGCTGTGATAGCTTGGATCAGTTGCTGAAATTGCATTAACTGAATCATCTATTCCGCTTGGTTTTTAAGCACAGATATCACctctgtgtgacttttttttttctccaaaagaCCTCGTACGGGCAAACAGCCACCATTCCGTCCATCTGTTTTCTACTGTGCATGTGAAGATTCCTATGACATTGGCAGGGAGCAGATATTTAACTCCTATATGTAACAGTTAGCGGTAGCATAAAGATATTTATTTGCAACAAAGTAATCTCTGTATTCcgagggggggggtgatgttCCATTCCATCCTCTgatctctgttcttctctctgtgctgaccaATCATACGCGATTGCTTAAGTAACAAATCACTTTTACACTGGATGGAGGTAATGAAACAGAACCAATCGTTTTTCTACCCCGAGTCAAGAAACAATATCTATAACCTAATTAGCACCACGGCTCCCCCTGCGGAGGTGCCGTGAGGAGAGATGGAGCCATGgtgaattgggggggggggggggggcacgtgACTGTTCAAACTCCCCTGGTCTCTAGCCGGTCCGTGTTCCCCCGTCCAGATGACGGCGGTCAGATGGTTCAGGGGTTgagctgagagactttttttttttttttggctgagaaAGACTGGCAGGGGTGATAGGAGAACTATTTGTGCTTCATTGACTCTCTGTCAGGAACTGAGATTCATCACATAGCAGAGCCCATAGCCATTTGGAAGCAGCAGGACAGTGGGAGACAGCAGTGGTCCAACTGATCCATAATAAATACATCTGTCTGCTGCAGGCGCCATGTagatgtatgcgtgtgcatgtttgtgtctgcgttgttttgtgtgtgtgtctgtgtgtgtgtgcgttggtgtgtttgtgcatttgtggcACATTAAACGCTTTATGGACCGAGAACCATGCTGAAGGCGAATTGATTTTAGATGAAGGATGAGGTTAAGGGTCAGGAATGGGACAGATTAATATTGGGGGCCATGGGCCGGGGGGGTTAAGATTCTGATTTTCGGCACCACCCATcgctcaataaaaaaaaaaaaatccccaactGATTCTGGAAATTTCATAAGAGTCAAGAACTGAACAGTCAGAGTTCTCACAAATCAGGACTGAAAACGAGGTCATGCTGCATATATAGAGTCATATTCAAAATTATTCAATAATAACAGAGGTTCTCTTTTGATGAAAAACTTATTTAGTCATTCATACTCCACGAGAGACAGTCCTTTCTCTGTTTAGTACCGCCAAGATAAAAAAGTACCATTTGTACTCTACTGATATGAATCAAAACACAGTTTATATAAAGCCCGTTTCTTATTCTATTCGTTATTAAATTTACGTGGCTTGTTAGATGACTCACTGAGATGATTCACGTATTCgcattttatttacagtttttctgaCCCTCCGACTGACAACAATAGCCATTTTGCCATTGCTACATTGCAATAGTCCGTAGTTCCAGCGAACATTTTAACCATTGTTGGAAATTTTAACCATTGTTTGAAATAAGCCTTTAAATTTCAGTTGTGCACTAAACTAGCTTGCATGTGAGTAGTGGTGTTGTGTTCTCTTTGATATGGGTGAAATCGATGCCTCTGCTGTTTTACTGATATATTTCTCGTCTTTCAGGCCTCTTGTGATAAAATACCTTTCCTGATAAATCACAGATGACTCCTGCCAGCAGCTGTTGCTCATCGTATTGATCGGTTCTGCTCCCTATGCCAGGAACCAtgcgccctctagtggtcaaaaCACGGAACAATTTAAAAAGCAACCGTATTGCTTCCTTTCAGATGCTCTCAGGACAATTTGTATCTCTGCATCAATCAGTGCCTAGAGGCACTCAGATGAGCACTTGACATAAAATCCCGACACAGACATCTCAGGTAATGTTCACCACCAAAACGGCTGTGCCATAGCTACGGATACCCTGTGTGATTTAAGCTTGCTACTCTCAGTATTGGTGATCACCGTTTGCTTTAAATGACACATTATTTTCCATTGAAAGCTTTTCACACATTAATCTTGTATATAAACGAGTCATCATGAGACAGTTATCTCACTATTACTCTCAAATCTTCTGTTATGACgtgtttttttgtggatttAATTGCACAGTAAAATTTTGACCAGACCAAATGGAAGAAACAGGTAGGCTATGTTAGCAGTTTCCGCGCAATGAAAACACATATGCCCACCtaaatgttgtgtttattcAGTAATTCCTCTGCCTGGCAGATGACAAACAACTCAAAGGGGTAGGGAGATGCAGATTAGTGCTTTTCACGCCGTCGAAAACATGTCAGCGCTCGCTTTTATAAGagctttcatattttttttttcttgcagtttATATGAATCCACTTGTTCTCAATGATTTTTTAAACGCACAAACTACTTTCGTATTCCTAAGAACTCAAGAGGTGACTTAGAGAGGCAAGCATGACTTTGGTGTTTGGAGAAGAGTCTGGATTCCCGAGGGATATGACGGCTCCCTGATAGGTACAGCtctgtgagaatgtgacagGCCCAGTCAGGGGATGACAGGAGAAATATGGCGTTACGAGGCCGTTCAAGTTCTCACCTGGGCGGGGATGGGGCGGGAGGGTGTGAGGGGGGATGGCGTCTTGTCTTGGTGTTTGACCAAAAAAGGCACCACCCCTTCCTGTTCTGCTACTGTGAAATGTTCTTAACGTTTTGATATCCTGTAGATTTCAAATGATTCTGAACGCTCTCTGAGTTGggagtttgtttggttttaagtAAATGAAGAGTTTGAACATGAGAGAAGATTCAGTTGAGAATAATATGATTAACTCTGACACAATTGATAATTCATTGATAATTTGAAAGCAGTAATAGAGCAGGTTTTGTTCTTAATGGAATACAATGACCTTTCCCCCCCTTCAGACTGTAATGCTGAGAGGGATAGCTCAATGTCAGTCATTTTGGGACTGAATACAGAATTTACAAAACTGGAAAAATAAGAATAAGCTTGTTTTCTTAGTTTCTTAGTTTTCTTGCTCTCTTACCTAAAGTTACTCAGAACTATGTGCtcaaagagagtgagtgagagagagagagacagagagacagagacagagagactgatgaaCTGACCAGGAGGACAGGAGTAAGAGCCAGTCTTTCTGGGTTTTACTGTCATATCGAGGTTACTGCTACATTTCTTCCATTCAGAGGTGAAACAAAGTGTCTCTTTACACCAATACTCATACATCATTcataataatggtaataaaaaCGACACAGCCATCAAATGCCGTTATGACAACGCTAACCATGCAGAAATCTCCATGAGAATCAGCTGATCCATTCCGACTCATAAAAGGCAGACAGAGTTGAAAAGGATTATATCCTTCTGCTGTATTCCCTGCTCATCAGTCAGTTTGGACCATTTGCAAATATTTTGGACGCTCTCGGAGAATAGAGATTCACTCAACCGATATTAATGATCAAAAATTATTTCAAGAGAGGTAGGTAAGGCCGGTCCACCAAACAATATTACATAACTTTATGAATGactttggacagagagagagagacagagagagagagcgagagagagagagacacacacacacacacatacacacacacacacacacacacacacacacacacacacagagcatcttgCATCATCATGCTGGCCTTTGGAATTAGCTGAGAGCAAGTTGTGAACAGGATGAAATAAAGAACGGGCACAGCTCAGTGGAGTGATGGAATGATTCAGAGAACGGGTACAGCTCAggggagtgatggagtgattcAGAGAACGGGTACAGCTCAggggagtgatggagtgattcAGAGAACGGGTACAGCTCAtgggagtgatggagtgattcAGAGAACGGGTACAGCTCAtgggagtgatggagtgattcAGAGAACGGGTACAGCTCAggggagtgatggagtgattcAGAGAACGGGTACAGCTCAtgggagtgatggagtgattcAGTGAATGGGTACAGCTCGggggagtgatggagtgattcAGAGAACGGGTACAGCTCAggggagtgatggagtgattcAGAGGACGGGTAGAGCTCAggggagtgatggagtgattcAGAGGACGGGTACAGCTCAGGGGAGTAATGGAGTGATTCAGAGGACGGGTAGAGCTCAggggagtgatggagtgattcAGTGAACGGGTAGAGCTCAggggagtgatggagtgattcAGTGAACGGGTAGAGCTCAGGGGGGAGAGACGGAGCTGAGTGGTTGGACAGAGCTGCCGTGCCTggccctgctgtgtgtgtgtgtgtgtgtgtacgtgtgtgtgtgtgtgtgtgtgtgtacgtgtgtgtgtgtgtgtgtgtgtgtgtgtgtacgtgtgtgtgtgtgtgtacgtgtgtgtatgtgtgtgtgtgtgtgtatgtgtgtgtgtgtgtgtgtgtgtgagtgtgtgtgtgtgtgtgtgagtgtgtgtgtgtgtgtgtgtgtgtgtgtacgtgtgtgtgtgtgtgtgtgtatgtgtacgtgtgtgtgtgtgtgtgtgtgtgtgtgtgtgtgtgtgtgtaagtgtgtgtgtgtgtgcagagatgTTATTGCCTTGGAAGATGGATTGGAGTCTGGAGAGTGTGCCAGGAGGAGACTCCTCGTTTCCAGGCTGGCTGGGTAGCTGGCGTagagggctggtgtgtgtgtgtgtgtgtgtgttcggggtgggggggatggggggtgttTAAACTGTTTATGCATTCCAGGCAGTTCTGAGTACCTCTTTGTCATGGGTTGTGTACAGAGACTTATTTTGGGAAAATTCCACTGCCCAGACAGGATTTTTGCCATAAATCACAGAACCTGCAGCTTTATGTAATGATAACTTCAGTCCGTCATTTAGTCAGCAGGCCCCATTCtttatttctgcattttcatctctgttctgttctaccTTTTTTCTGTAAATGCCTGAGATTAATTGGTatggctttctttctttgtttgtgtgtttcatgccAGGATGACATGTGATCATATTTTCAAAAGAGGCTGTCTACCCTTCATGCttcttaaaatatatttatttgtgttttgtggtgtaaATTGTCCATGACTTAGTTCTGATCGACCATATTCTCATGACACGTTGCTCCAAGGGTGACGTTTTTACAGTATCCACTAGGTGGCACCAAAAAGTCGTGCATTGTTTCTCTTCACCTCAAGCAAATGTTAAAGATAAGAAATGCTTTGTAATATGTTCTTTATCTGCAGGGGTAGACTTATTCATCGATAAAGACAGATTTATGACTATGTTCACAGAACATGATGATGTTTTCAGTTTATCtggtgacacagaaaaaaaaaaaagaaagaaaaaaaaacttcagctaAATATTAATTCCAGTCCAAGAATTGAAAACGACAAagttttaataaattaaatatagaAATGCATTAACACCAGTTTTTCATCCAAATGACATGAAATTACACAGatatgcaaacacatttttggagaggggaaaaaataaacttGGAGGCATGCTTAAGAGCTGCTATGTTGTTAAATCACAGTTTGGGCATCGGTGGAAAAAGGACAAGTAGAGttactgttactaaaaaaaaaacctctacgTAGaattaaagtatccctcctgaaaaacaCTTCAGAGTACAATGgtcactcatttacagtttaccaaaacggttgtcagtttaactctgcttgGAGTGCATTTTTCTTTAGTGACAGTACTTCTCCTTGTGCTTGTTCCAGCCCTGAGTCTGGGGGATGCTATCTGACTGGGTGTCACTCAGCTGTTTCAGAAATTAGTTTGTTTCACGTCTTCCTTCTCCTCAGGTTCACGAGGCGAGCTATCAGACctggaaaaaggagaaaaaaaaaaaacaaagaaaatttaacaaagaaaatgtattgCAGCCTGGTGCCATTCATTTGAACTTGTATGGCAACCACCCCCATattagtactactactactactaataacaacaacaacaataataataatgctactAAAACACGGTTGGACGTCTACTCATTGCAGAAAGATAAAACAGTGTCATGGAGAGCGGTAAAAAACCGTGGTAAAAACAGAAGTGTACCGAGGTCTGGCTCTGTGCCGTTTGACAGCATGGAAGGTAGTCATTATTACAAAGACGATGACGAGAAATCCAGCCACTGCAGCAAAACCCAGAAACAGTCTGTACTGCACAGATTCTGTGTGGGGGGGAAAagagacatattttttttttaaaaaaaagagagatagaatcATGCAATGTAATCTCACGGTCTGAGGGAACGTCAAGCTGTGTGaagctgaaatgtgtgtgagagacagttgATTTAAAACCAGCATGACAAACCGGGCGACGCCATAAGGCATGGTACAGAATGAGATTTGTTATGGACGGGTATGAAACTGATAGTGTTTTAGGAATAATTCATAATAGCCATGTCattatgagaaaagatgaagtTAATGCGAGAGTACAGAACCGAAAGCcgaattgttttgtttggataTTATAACACATTTACCACCGAACATGATAACAAGTAATGGCAAGCAATGGGAAAGTAAAATTTAACTGCTAGGTGTCACTGAAAAGtcagacttttatttttcagttaacGTTTtataagaattttttttttaagatctgcGCTCCGTGTCACCTTCTCCTCTTAAACAGAGCTGTTCTGAACCCTCCCTAAATCTCCCTGTTAGGAACTGCATCTCAGGGGAAGAATTTCTCGCTTGGCGTGTCTTTACTGCACGGGCAGATACATAACCTTATCAAAGCTTTTGTGTTGtcagaatgaataaatatttttggtCCTACTCATGATAAAGAGATATGGTTTATTTGTGTTGGGTTTTATCTGATTGTTGCAATCTGTAGCCAAGACTATCATGTAAGAGATTTTCTATCAGCCATCAGATACTGTCCACTTATCTCTCAGTGACATTAGGTTACAAAAGGTTAACCCTGACTGTCACGGTTCAGTGTGTGGAGGAACAAAGATTAGCGTTTTTATACTGACAAAATAAGCATGTCCCTGTTGTAACACACTCCACTGACGCTCGAGAGAACATTCCCAGATTCCCTGTGCCCTCCCCTTAGCGAGAAGTGTTTCTGAACCTGACTGGTGTGAACCTGACTGGTCTGAACCTGACTGCTCTGAACCTGACTGGTGTGAACCTGACTGGTTAGCGGAATGTTTCGGTCTCGTACCCGTCGGGCTCCTTGAGTCATTCGTGCCGTCGGAGAGCAGCAGATGTTTGGTGACTTCCAGAGAGCCGTCGTTGGGTTCTGGAGTGATGCCCAGTaagtgacagagcagagagtaaATGTGGATGGTTTCAAAAGGTCCCACCTCCAGGTTTTTGTGGAAGTCAGGCCCCACCGCCCTGAAGAAGGGCTTCATGTCCATGGCCAAGTTATCAAAGCCGTGCTCTCCCTTATTGAACTGGAACGGATAGAACTGCAGGGGACGAAACAGAAAATATAACATATACCCAACAGCTATGACAAAACAATAGATTATAATTGAATGatagtaacaataataacatcAACAGCAACATAAACAACTGTTTGTACTAACACACTCTTCGTACACCATATGTCTATCTACATGTTCGTCTATACgtctatatctgtatctacgAGTGCACATGTActttttgtgtgaaaaataaatgtcagaGTAGATTCATCATGTCATCAGACAGAGTAAGGGATTTAATCATCTCAGTGTCGTGTGAAAACAGCGTGACGCCGTCTCCTCCCATCTTCTCTCACCCCGTTGATGACGTATCCGGGATCAGCGTAAAGGATGATGGGCAGAAGACGCGGGTGTTTGGAGTAGTGAAATCGCTCTGGCATCTCTTCTCTCTTGTAGACGTGAAGGTGGGGATGCCCGC contains:
- the LOC115812664 gene encoding ectonucleotide pyrophosphatase/phosphodiesterase family member 7-like; protein product: MLLAVSLCLLVASPSLSAPAGQPQTRARNKLLFISFDGFRWDYDRDVDTPNLDQMALDGVKATYVTPPFLTITSPTHFTLLTGKYIENHGVIHNMWFNTTTQEKKQYYETQFVDDYWDNGSLPIFITAQRQGLKAGSMHFPGTAASYQKETLKVRDVEPRFYDHKNETLWRMKVDKVMKEWFVDMDLDFVTLYFGDPDATGHAHGPDSLERQEAVRKVDRTMGYIRDMARSLGLSERLNIIITADHGMTTVLRDGLVEEIMLSKIPGFSFRDLKFHLVDYGPTGMLLPKDGMLDKVYNALKGGHPHLHVYKREEMPERFHYSKHPRLLPIILYADPGYVINGFYPFQFNKGEHGFDNLAMDMKPFFRAVGPDFHKNLEVGPFETIHIYSLLCHLLGITPEPNDGSLEVTKHLLLSDGTNDSRSPTESVQYRLFLGFAAVAGFLVIVFVIMTTFHAVKRHRARPRSDSSPREPEEKEDLYPFTESLHHSPELYPFTESLHHSPELYPSSESLHYSPELYPSSESLHHSPELYPSSESLHHSPELYPFSESLHHSPELYPFTESLHHSHELYPFSESLHHSPELYPFSESLHHSHELYPFSESLHHSHELYPFSESLHHSPELYPFSESLHHSPELYPFSESFHHSTELCPFFISSCSQLALS